Part of the Primulina huaijiensis isolate GDHJ02 chromosome 15, ASM1229523v2, whole genome shotgun sequence genome is shown below.
TTCTTTGATGTTTGTCAATGTCCAAATCTattacattattatttttttactgttGGTTTTAAAAAACGATGTGAACTGACTTTGGCTTTTGACTGTAATGATTCTTAAGagtaaaaaattcgaaaaatctGTTTTGGAATTAAGATAAGGCCATACACCAATTCAGTCTAGGGGTGAACAAAATATCGATTTCAACCCAAATAACTGATCGAgctaaattaatttgaaaaatcgaTTTGTTTAATTGgaattttagttttagttttttaaatcTGTTACAAGCCGTTCTTGtcaacaaaatgattcaatcaCAATTGAGCAACACTATTGATTTGATGTATTTATAGCTGCAATAGATTTTCAAGTTGATGAACTTAATAATAGATTCAAAGATGAGGCAGCtgaacttcttaaacttagTTGTGTTTTGGAACCTAAAAAAAACTTTAAGCTTCTTAATATGTTGATCATATCTATCGACTTGCTGAGATATTCTGTTATCTTGATTTcgattcacaagatttgcatcaCTTGAGAATGCAATTGGATCACTATAAACTTTATGTTGCTGACTATGAAAGATCTCAGAATTTATTAACTATTCCTGAATTATGTCGAAGATTAATCGAGACAAATAAGTCAGGAACCTACGATTTGATTGACATatgatttatacatttttatttacGTTGTTTACTTATTTATCAaatcttatatatttatttaatcgaCAGGTTGATTCGTCTTGTTTTAACTCTCTCCGTTTCTACAGCAACAACGGAACGAGCATTTTTAGCAATGAAACTTGTTAAAATAGCTCTTCGTAACAAGATGGAGCATATTTTTTCGGAGATTTTATGGTAATCTATATCGGAcgagatttggttgaaaaaattgataacgatttaataattaatgtgtTTTATTCTAAGAAGAATCGAAGAGCACAACTTCAGTAGTGTTTTAGCTCCATGTTTTTGAaggtattaaatattaaatactcTTGTTCTATGTTTCATGAAGTcaatatttacatattttttattttaaattttttagtcaattatttattttacattctacgttttttttaaatacattcaaacttcaaattttatattaaaaaatgttgatatcattaaatataaaaagatacacaaaataaatattaaaaattatttgtcactttgattaaatttttggaaagaatttaatatttataatcatgtattcttaattttttaattatagcttaaaattttaactttattaaaaaaatagctCTTTTTACATGTTTAATATGGCAAATCAAAGGATTGATTGTTTTCATGTTTTTACACAAAACGAAATTTTTTCTCATGttttacactttttttttttgacctCTAGGTCAAGTGGCATCACATCTCCCAAATATGGGACAGGTCTTAGGTTCTATGCTCAACACTAACATTTCCTCATGTTTTACACTTAATCGACACCTTTTAAAACATTGTCTACAAATTtgcaatatatattatatttaactcTTCAATTCGGACTAGTTGGTTCGATCGAAAACCGTCCACAAGATCTGTCCAGACctagtttataaaaaattttaattgtcaAATTGGCTAAAACTGGTTAAAAATCTGTCGTACAGATCATGAACCGATAAAAGATTTGTCCAACCAATTcactcattttttatttttttaaaatttgattattttcttatatttctttgaaattttttaattattttatatgattattttatatgattattttaattttaaattttgttaaaaatattaatttaaataatattaaagtttattttgatttatttttatctgaaaaaatataaatataattatattttatcatatatatgttacttaaattttaaattttgataaatacatatttttattttaataatataacatTTATGAACCATTTTTACAATATAGATCGATTCGATCATCAGTCCGATTATAAAGATGAACCATACTTCATTTCGTACTACATAACCAAAATGTATAATATGGTATAGCCAGAGTCCCACGGCAACAAGCGCCCCAAGAATGTACATATCCGATACACAATCATCTGCAAATCTCATTCCTGGGTGATCAAAATGGCAAGAGTCGAATGCTACTTACCAAACACCTTCATAATCATAAACTTTTTTCATCGAATCTTGTCCTTTTCACAATCTTCTTGTTCCAGGATGTAAGAGGAATATTGTCCTTTTCGCAATCTTTTTGTTCCAGGAAGTAAGAGGAATCGTATTGCTAAACTCAAAATCGTATCACAAAGGCACGCATTGAGAATTATCCTCTCGTCTGGTGTGACTACACAAATGATTCTACAGCCATATACAGAGAGGCGCGAAAGCTAATCCGACTAACCACTGCTCAACGATCTTCCAAATCTACACAGCCAATTGCTATATTAGTTTTCCTGACCTGATGTCATAAAATTTACAAGACAAGGTCATATATCCGTTCTCTTAGCATGCTGTCCATCATCATTCCGTAGCAAACTGATCGATTGCAgtaaatattaaacaaaaagaGACACCTGCACAATACCACTCTCAATTTAACAGAGCTTTCCTAGAATTTGCATCTGAAATATTATCAAAGCTTTTCAAGACTGTTACAGGGAAATATTATACGAAGTTACCAAGCATGGGCTGGGCTGTCAAATGCTTTCGGTGTCTGGTTCCAGTATCTGCGCAACTAGGCTTTTTGAATGGCCGTTTGTTCCCTCTTAAAAAAACCGCTCCTCTGAAAATAGCCAAAACTCTTTGAATAGTTTCTGCAGGAGTTTATAAAATGACACAGACCAAATCCATGAACTAAATGTAACTTGTATGAGCGGAAATGAGAAAATGTCGATAAATACGAAAAAATACCTATATTACAAATGCTAACTTCTGGTACCTAATTGCGCATTGAAACCTTCATTGCCTTTCAGAATGAACTGATCAATTTCAGAAACTTTCACCTGGTTGTGAAATTATTTGACTAAATCAACAAATCAATCAAACAgaacaaaagataaaaaaatcatCTCCATAAAACTTAACTAATGAAAGAAgaattaataaaaacaaatcaCTGGATACTCCCATCTTTAGACCAGTATAAGCTAAATCAGACAGTAAATTGCATAATCGGAAGCAAAAATTAATGGATACTCAATTTTTAGACCAGAACACTCATTACCTTCGACAGTAGGGAGGGACCAGAAGTACAATATTACCAACCACTTCTTCCATAATACTGACACGTTACTCCGACCACATTGGACTAATGCAGTTTATCCTTGACCCTGCTTAGATCTACTAGGTTCAACTTCAACCATGTCGATTCCACGTGATCGCATTGAAAGGTGATCATGTGATATTCCAGCCATATCACAAAATTCATCATCCCCGTGTTGGTTTTCAAATATCGTTTAGGAACTACTCACCTCGTTGGCGCTTGCATCTTGAATCTTCAGGGTGCATGTCTGATTTGCTTTGTTGCTGCCCCTGTTCTTGAAGTTGATTCGACATTCTGTTTGCCATTTGATAAAGAACTTCGCCAATGTGGATGCTCTCGATTACCGCCGCCTCTAGTGCTTCACGTGGTTGATCCTCTAGAGAAAGCCCTCGGAACATATTCATTAATATTGATGCTTGGTCATTCTGAAAatacaaatattaataatagTGTGTTTGTTTACAATTATTTACAGAGCTCTTTTACAAttgtccaattttttttgaaaaaaaacctCACCACAAATCTCCTAAAATGTGCATCACCAGGACGATAACCGTATTCGACATCTGAGAGGTCGTTAGGAGATATGAACCGACGAGTGATGCGTTCATACCATCCCATATAATCTTTTTCCATCGGTCTAACTCCGTGATGAAGCGGACTCTCCACAATTAGATTATATCGATTCTCCCATGCCTTAATGATTTGTCGATGAAAATTAGCCCAATTCTGGTTTCGGCGCCCTCTTCGAGACAGTTCGTGCAACTGATCACCATCAAGAGCCACACGAGGAATGTATTGTCTCATTCCAAATTGCCGAAGTACCCGATCAGGACGATACATCTCGACGATATCAAAACAAATAAGCGGGCATGTAGATCTCCAAAGGTCATTGACAAGCTCGCCATGCGATTGTGTGTCGTACACGGTCCACTTAAACTATATTTAAGAAACAGATAAAGGTTAGCAATGTACAAAAAGTCAAAAAACATCAGATTATCTCACTTGAAAAAATTATACATGGACAGTCACCTGGTCATCTTCCATCTTGTCAAGTACATCTCTTATTATTCGCACCGAGTGGTTAGGTGCATGAGTACGAGTGAATACACGTTTCCACCTACAAGTACGGTCCATTTTCAGTATTTTTGGTAAGCAAAACTCTAATATTACTATTTTCACAAACTGATTCATAGATACTACCGAGCACCATATGGAGGGATTGGAAGACCACTGACATCATCCACATGTTTGGGCATACTTGAACAGTTCCCCCATCGATCAGGACTAATGGAAGTGATCCTAGACCATGCCCAAACCTTTAAGAATACATTAATTTAGTAAAAGAACATGTGTGCAAAGATGAGAATATATAGAAGCatttaattacaataaatatACCTGTAAGAGATAAAGGGGGCCAGCTATCTGATCCTTTCCTATAATCGAAGCGTTACATAACTCGCGATATAGAAAAGCTAATACAGCGCTCCCCCAGCTATATTCATGGACTTGGTCAATGTTCTGAAGAAGTTGTAAATAAAGCAATTTTACCGCACTTCCTTCAGAATCTGGCAGCATGCATCCTCCGATGATCATTAAAGCAATGCAACGACTGTACTGGGAGACTTGTAACTCTGTGCAATCATCGTCGATAAGCGTTTTTATGCAGTGGTCGTGCAAAGCAGTCATCAACAAGTGGCCACCTTTAAATTGTGTTATGAGTGGCACAAAACCCAACCACTCGAAACAGTACTGCTGCCATTCATTGACCTTATAACAATTATCAGTGCCGGTCACAGGAAGACCATCAACGTTCAGGCCCCAAATCAGGGAAACATCTTGTAAAGTTATTGTTGCTTCACCCACACAAAGATGGAACGTGTGAGTTTCCCGCCGCCATCTTTCAACTAAAGCTGTTATTAAGTGGTTGTTGAAGGTAAGATTACCACATTGGAGGATGCTAAAAAACCCCATGTGTTGCAGAATTGAACGTACACGAGGATGTATACCCCGATTATACAAATCCCAAATAAGATTATCCGTTCGACGCACTCTAAGAACTGAATCCAGGTTATTTTTCCAGACAGCACTCGATATATGAGTATGCTGTAAATATAGGACACTAGTGTCTATGGGTCCGGAGCTTGATGCCATTCTACATCCAAAAtaccaattaattttttaacagTGACAGGCTAAAAAATGTAATAATCTGAAATTACTATGAGTAGAAAAGAAATTACCTAGACATGCTAACTGTCACCTCAAATATTAGTGTATGAATATGCATTCTTCGATTAAatttaaaaccaaaaaataGATCTTTAGATAAACCATATCAAACATGTccaggaaaaaaaatgaaagacaTCGGCGGCGCCTTCAAACAAAAAATCATGCGGCGGCAATAGCCAAAAGAGCATTCAAACAGAACAAGCTTTGCAAAATATAAGTAATGAAACAAAAAGGAAACGGCTCATACCCAGGACCATCAGTTGCGTTCACAAGAAACCACGGCTCCTGTTTAGGACCACCATTTTTCAGACCGCCATCCACCGTCGGACTCTTGAAATTCCCATTACTACTACCACTACAACTAGCATTACCACAGCTACTGTCCCCGAAAATCTCCGTATAAGCGGCGTCAATGTACCCAGGACTGAACACAAAATTAGGGCTTGAATGCTGCTGACCTTTGGAGGAAAATCCGACGCGAGCTACGTGTGGTGGAGGAGGAAATTGGCACAGTTCGAGCCCTCCGTCACCGTAAGAATCGTAGATCTGACGCTTGTCTGGTTCACTCAAGACCCTGTAGGCCTCTGAAATCTGCTTGAACTTGTCTTCACCTTCTTGCTTGTTGAGCTGTTTATCTGGGTGCCAGATCATGGCTAAGCGGCGATAGGCTTTCTTCACGTCTTCGTTGGTGGCATTGCGGCTCAGTTCAAGGACGCTGTAATAATCTACAGCCATTTCTGCGGCGGGGTAAGGCGGTCGGCAGCTGATTGCTGAGGCCCGTGAATGAGCAGCAGCAAAAAATAGATTCTTTAGGTCTGTGAGAACCggccatttttaaaattttagttattaattataatcCACTTTCCCGCATGACCATCAGTCCCAATCCTcgtttttttgtgttcagtccttggatatttttttagtaccatattttcacatgaagtgtaccacaatttgtatgacatagtaccataaTTTTGTCGGTAGaaagtgaacccaaagaaatattttgattgggtatttttcaccaacttccccatatttctttcatttgtttttacaatttatttatttattttttaatcaataattGTATCGAGAATTCGtgattgttatatttttataatatattgagTGAACTCTCGaacttaatataataatttaaaaattataaattgacaTAACAAATGATGTGAGAAAAACTCGTTTGAAAAACTATTGATCAAAGAAATCAAACTcgtgattatttaatattacgCTCACATACTCTAATAATTAGTAGGGGGTAATTATATTTAGAATTTAGTTAGTTATGATATAGATTTGTAAAcaattatgttaaaaatattttctattttttttttattatagtttGTGATTGCTGTTAGGTTAACATTgtgatttttttagaaaaataattatgtatgatATATTAAACATatctataatataatttattttataaatttaattaatataacaaATATAAATCGTAAGTTGGAGCATTGAACATAACTTGTAGAACAACATTAATTAATCAGGTAGTctgttgtattattttaaatagctCATTCAATTTGTTgcggattttttttaatttatttatcaaaaatacaataatccatcttatatatgtatattaataTGGCACAAAAactctcgtgagacggtctcatggatcaATTTCGTTGGTCGAatatttatttgggtcatctatgaaaaagtattattttttatgttaagagtattattttttattgtggatATCGATAGggctgacccgtctcacagataaaaattcgtgagaccgtctcacaagagacttactcttaaTATGGacagattatttatttaaactatTTTTGGAATATAATTTCATCTTTTAATAATCTTCCCACTATTTCAATAAAatcacatgaaataaaatatatcttttATTCACCTTGCatcaattaataatttaatataatcatgATAATTGTAACAAAATGTAGATATATTACAACACAATATATTCATAAAATAAGTTCCGTATGCTTGAAATATGTTTTCTAACCACAATCTTTATCAAAATTCCAATACATATTAAATTCGATTTATTTTCAAGGATCATTAGGCCTATCGACAAGAGTGAAGTCCCAAGATACTAATTATTGATTTCGAATTCTAAGTGTACAAATCGCAAAATTCCCATTCTACAAAAAGTAGgagtaaaatttattttggtaTACGAATTATTCATAAATTGTCAAATTGATACATGATTTATTGTAAATGACTTAATTGGTATatgtaatatttataaattgacAAATTGGACGTGACCAAGATAAAAAGTTAATTATACCATTAATGATGTGAATCTGGTTACTCAAAAAAGGAAAACGCAAACTACACTCAGTCGCGCCTTCAATTCAATGAACAACAAGATTTTTTTAGCTCCCGATCTTTAATCTTTGAAAACAAGTCATATGTATTCGTCCTTAAATCATTCGGTTTAGTAACAAATATCATAGATAAATCATTGATCTCAAACGAACATTCAAAGAACTCGTATTTGATAATCCGAGTAAAGAACAATCGTCAAATGCCACAAAATATTAAACTTTgataattttgatttgataaaacacacaaaaacgtGCACAAAGCCGAAGCTTTTTTTGTTGAGAGAAAATCTCACAAATTCATTCAATTTATCATCAATAttctttaataatatttttacaaggtgtttatatatatatataaaaaaatacaacaaaaatcgTAAGTTAGGGTTTCTAGGTAGCATTCTACACCGCGGTGTGCTGGGACGGGAAATTCTATCCGCTGGAGCAAGATGTTCTCGTACAGAGACGCGTTGGGGCGCTCCCTACGCACTAGGGTGGAGATTTACTTCGGCTGGGGCGCGCTGTCCTCGGCCTAGTGTGCTGGGCCGCGTGTATCTGGCCGTTGGGGCCAGTCCTGGCTGTCTTTCAAAGTCATTTTGCAATCGAATACTTTGTTGCTCGACACGTTTTAATGAAATGCTTCATTGAACTTCTTCAATCGTTCGAATGTGTTTGGCTTTTCACCTTTAATCATCATCAAGCTTGTACGGTTGAGACAATACAGCTAGGggtggtataccgtaccgtactgTACCGAAAATCTTCTACcgtatatcgtaccgaaaattacggtataagaaaattcatatcgataccgtaccgaaaatttcggtatatcagtataccgaaattttcggtacatataactagcataccgattatatcaaaattgtaaggtataccgaaatttcggtacggtatcggtatataccgttttataccaaaaaaaaccttacattttaaaattttttataaatttattgtatattttaaaaattttgtatatttttttggtatttcggtatataccgaaattttcaaattacacATCGTTATCGTATCGAAAAATTCGATATTAttaccgtaccgtaccgtaccgaatCAGTTTAtcaattgataaataatttgtGTACGAAAATGAAGTTTACTCTAAAAAGTAATCGATTTTCCAACTAATtcaattttattgtttaaaagttTTTccaagttaaaaataaattatatcgcTGTTTTCTGGAATTATCTCttccaaatatttatttcagtTTCTGATTTCTATCAGTTGATTTATTCACACAAACAGCAACACAAATTATCAACATATAAATCTTGTTAAGGGAAATGGATTTGGACTACAATCCGAGTAGAAAATCCCTGATCAAGAACAAATGGGTGGCCACCACCGCCGGCATATGGATCCAGTGCACCGCCGGCTCTCTCTACACCTTCAGCATCTACTCCTCCGTCCTGAAATCATCCCAGGACTACGACCAGTCAACCCTCGACACCATTTCTGTGTGCAAAGATCTGGGAGCAAACGTGGGCGTCCTCGCCGGTGTCCTCTACTCCTCCGCTGCTGGCAGAGTGGGGCCATGGGTGGTTCTTCTGGCGGGAGCGATTCAGAGCTTTGCTGGGTATTTTCTTATGTGGTTGACCGTGAATGGGGTGCTGCCGCGGCCGCCGGTGGCGGTGATGTGCTTGTACATGCTGCTGGCGGCGCATGCGGCGACTTTCTTTAACACGACGAATGTGGTCACTGGGGTGCATAATTTTCCGAATTATGGTGGGACGATTGTTGGGATTATGAAGGTAAAATGAGATAATATTTTGTACCTTACTGATGATTGAATGCGTACTTCAAGTAGAATTTAGAGGCTGGTGACTCGAAGTGAGTGATTGATTTTGTGGGGTGGTTCATTTCCTTATGGCTAATTATAATCTGTCTAAATTGATACAAATTGagtaaactttttttttaactattatTTTCTGGAACTTGAAAGTGATATCATTTTACAGCTTTTACAACTTTATTGCATTACTCTTTGCTGTTTTAGAATCTTTGACGGAGAAAACCTATGAAAAGTAATGCCATTTAGCATGAAGAAAACTGGAAGCTGTGATGCTGCTTACTTTCATATCATTCTGACGCTGATCTTGGAGCACTTCACCTAATCAGACCTATAAGTATGATGCTGATACTAACGAGTGTGCTGTAAAAGAATTGTTTATGCAGTAAATGCATTACTATAAATGCGCCGAAAATCGTGTGAAGTGCTTCTAGGGTTGCATACATAAAAACACCCGTTTTTGGATAAtcatttattgtttttgtgcaGCATTAGCTTATCGTTCCTACTTTATTTGCATTTCCATTCTCAAGAATTGATGGTCTCTTTAATCTCTGTTGTTTGATAGGGCTTTCTTGGTTTGAGTGGGGCAATACTAATTCAAGTGTATCAGACGATTTTCAAGGACAAACCCAGTTCATATCTCCTGCTGTTGGCATTGTTGCCCACTATCTCTTCTCTTCTGCTGATGTCTTTTGTTCGAATGTTTAAAACAAACGAAGAGGATGAGAAGCAGCATTTGAATGGATTCTCTTTAGTTTCTGTTCTGATAGCTGCCTACCTGACTGCtgtaataataatacaaaatattctCAAGTTAAATTTACTTGTACGTGTCATTACATTCGTTTTTCTCATTGGTCTGCTACTGTCCCCTATTTTTATCGCAATTAAAGCCCAAAGAGAAAAGTCGTACCGGATGTTAAAGTCATTGCTTGAGCACAACCAATTAGAAGATGAAACAAACTTGCTCGATGAACATACAACTAGTACCAGACAAGATCTTGGAGAATACCATGAGATATCCAATGTGACTGACCAAGTTACACACGACGATAGTTTGGAATCAAGAGGAGACAAAAATCTTGTC
Proteins encoded:
- the LOC140960275 gene encoding protein NUCLEAR FUSION DEFECTIVE 4-like, which produces MDLDYNPSRKSLIKNKWVATTAGIWIQCTAGSLYTFSIYSSVLKSSQDYDQSTLDTISVCKDLGANVGVLAGVLYSSAAGRVGPWVVLLAGAIQSFAGYFLMWLTVNGVLPRPPVAVMCLYMLLAAHAATFFNTTNVVTGVHNFPNYGGTIVGIMKGFLGLSGAILIQVYQTIFKDKPSSYLLLLALLPTISSLLLMSFVRMFKTNEEDEKQHLNGFSLVSVLIAAYLTAVIIIQNILKLNLLVRVITFVFLIGLLLSPIFIAIKAQREKSYRMLKSLLEHNQLEDETNLLDEHTTSTRQDLGEYHEISNVTDQVTHDDSLESRGDKNLVQALGTISFWFLFFTTACAMGSGLSTVNNMSQIGESLGYTSLEINTLVSLWSIWNFLGRIGAGYISDYFLHAKGCPRPLFMVIMLATMSIGYLVIAFGFPGALYLGSILVGICYGSQWSLMPTIASDLFGKTHLGTIFNTITIAGPVGSYLLSVKLVGYIYDREAPEFEKTCIGTHCFKLAFIIMASVTFLGSLVALALFVRTRNFYKNVLRPTVLHSIRESKIRVDM